The following are encoded in a window of Rhizobium sp. WYJ-E13 genomic DNA:
- the glmU gene encoding bifunctional UDP-N-acetylglucosamine diphosphorylase/glucosamine-1-phosphate N-acetyltransferase GlmU, with translation MERTCLAVILAAGDSTRMKSTKSKVLHQVAGRPMIAHVVDAVAATGISSVALVVGRDAERVAKAADIGGVKIQSYLQEQRLGTGHAVLAACEAIAEGYDDILVTYGDVPLQTAGPLLEARKALAEGSDIVVIGFHTDRPTGYGRLLVKDGELIAIREEKDATDAERTVKWCNSGLMAINGRKALDLLSRIGNSNAKGEYYLTDLVEIARSLGGRVTAVDAPEIEMTGCNNRAELAGIERFWQERRRRELMLSGVTMIAPETVFLSYDTVIGQDALIEPNVVFGPGAVIDSGAVIHAFSHIEGAHVSEGAMVGPFARLRPGADLSAGSKVGNFCEVKNGKIGEGAKVNHLTYIGDAVIGSGTNIGAGTITCNYDGVNKFETIIGKDAFIGSNSSLVAPVSIGDGAYIASGSVITSDVPAEALAFGRARQEIKPERARLLRERALAIKAAKKAKA, from the coding sequence ATGGAACGCACCTGCCTTGCCGTCATTCTCGCCGCCGGTGACAGCACGCGAATGAAATCCACAAAGTCCAAGGTGCTGCATCAGGTGGCCGGTCGGCCGATGATCGCCCATGTCGTCGATGCGGTAGCAGCAACCGGAATTTCCTCCGTAGCCCTCGTCGTCGGCCGCGATGCCGAGAGGGTGGCGAAGGCTGCCGATATCGGCGGTGTGAAGATCCAATCCTATTTACAGGAGCAGCGCCTCGGCACCGGCCATGCCGTTCTCGCCGCCTGTGAGGCGATTGCCGAGGGTTACGACGATATCCTCGTCACCTATGGCGATGTGCCGCTGCAGACCGCCGGCCCGCTGCTCGAAGCGCGCAAGGCGCTGGCCGAAGGCAGCGACATCGTCGTCATCGGTTTCCACACGGACCGCCCGACCGGCTATGGGCGCCTGCTCGTCAAGGACGGCGAGTTGATCGCCATCCGCGAGGAAAAGGATGCGACGGATGCCGAGCGCACCGTCAAGTGGTGCAATAGCGGCCTGATGGCGATCAATGGCCGCAAGGCCCTCGACCTTTTGTCGCGGATTGGCAACAGCAATGCCAAGGGCGAATATTATCTGACCGATCTCGTGGAGATCGCCCGTTCGCTTGGTGGCCGCGTCACTGCTGTCGATGCGCCGGAAATCGAAATGACCGGCTGCAACAATCGCGCTGAACTTGCCGGTATCGAGCGCTTCTGGCAGGAGCGTCGCCGCCGTGAATTGATGCTCTCGGGTGTGACGATGATCGCCCCGGAAACGGTCTTCCTCTCTTATGATACCGTTATCGGCCAGGATGCGCTGATCGAGCCGAATGTCGTCTTCGGCCCAGGTGCTGTCATCGATAGCGGCGCGGTGATCCATGCTTTCTCGCATATCGAAGGCGCGCATGTGAGCGAAGGTGCAATGGTCGGTCCGTTTGCACGGCTGCGCCCGGGCGCTGATCTCTCGGCCGGTTCTAAGGTCGGCAATTTCTGCGAGGTCAAGAACGGCAAGATCGGCGAGGGCGCCAAGGTCAACCATCTGACCTATATCGGCGACGCCGTTATCGGATCAGGCACCAATATCGGCGCCGGTACGATCACCTGCAATTATGACGGGGTGAACAAGTTCGAGACGATCATCGGCAAGGATGCCTTCATCGGCTCGAATAGCTCGCTGGTCGCCCCGGTGTCGATCGGCGATGGCGCCTATATCGCCTCGGGCAGCGTCATCACGTCAGATGTGCCAGCCGAGGCGCTCGCCTTCGGCCGCGCTCGGCAGGAAATCAAGCCCGAGCGGGCCAGACTTCTGCGCGAACGGGCGCTCGCCATCAAGGCGGCGAAGAAGGCCAAGGCCTGA
- the glmS gene encoding glutamine--fructose-6-phosphate transaminase (isomerizing): MCGIVGIVGNAPVAGRLVDALKRLEYRGYDSAGVATIHEGVMDRRRAEGKLFNLEKRLDSEPLPGTTGIAHTRWATHGVPNETNAHPHFVEGVAVVHNGIIENFSELRDELSHEGAAFQSQTDTEVVAHLMAKYLREGLSPREAMLKMLNRVTGAYALAVMLKSDPDTIMAARSGPPLAIGYGRGEMFLGSDAIALSPFTNEITYLVDGDWAIITRDSATVLDFSGKVVKRPRQISQATAYVVDKGNHRHFMEKEIYEQPEVISHALSHYVDFAANTISPNASAIDFKAVTGLAISACGTAYLAGLIGKYWFERYARLPVEIDVASEFRYREMPLQPSQAALFISQSGETADTLASLRYCKENGLKIGAVVNVRESTIAREADAVFPIMAGPEIGVASTKAFTCQLAVLASLAIGAGRARGTISADDEKAMVRHLAEMPRIMSRVLNLIQPQMEGLSRELSKCKDVLYLGRGTSFPLAMEGALKLKEISYIHAEGYAAGELKHGPIALIDENMPVIVIAPYDRFFEKTVSNMQEVAARGGRIVFITDENGTAASKLPTMATITLPNVDEIISPMIFSLPIQLLAYHTAVFMGTDVDQPRNLAKSVTVE; this comes from the coding sequence ATGTGCGGAATTGTGGGGATCGTTGGAAATGCGCCGGTTGCGGGCCGTCTCGTTGATGCGCTGAAGCGGCTGGAATATCGCGGTTACGATTCCGCCGGTGTCGCCACGATCCATGAGGGCGTGATGGATCGCCGCCGCGCCGAGGGCAAGCTCTTCAATCTGGAGAAGCGCCTCGACAGCGAGCCGCTTCCGGGAACGACCGGCATTGCCCACACGCGTTGGGCAACCCATGGCGTGCCGAACGAGACCAACGCTCACCCGCATTTCGTCGAGGGTGTTGCGGTGGTCCATAACGGCATCATCGAAAACTTCTCCGAACTGCGCGATGAACTGAGCCACGAAGGCGCTGCCTTTCAAAGTCAGACCGATACGGAAGTCGTCGCCCACCTCATGGCGAAATATCTGCGCGAAGGCCTGTCGCCGCGCGAAGCGATGCTGAAGATGCTGAACCGCGTCACCGGCGCCTACGCGCTTGCCGTCATGCTGAAGAGCGACCCCGACACGATCATGGCCGCCCGCTCCGGCCCGCCGCTTGCCATCGGTTATGGCAGGGGCGAGATGTTCCTGGGATCGGATGCCATCGCGCTGTCGCCCTTCACCAATGAGATCACCTATCTTGTCGACGGTGATTGGGCCATAATCACCCGCGATAGCGCGACCGTGCTCGATTTCTCCGGCAAGGTGGTCAAGCGCCCGCGGCAGATCTCTCAGGCGACCGCCTATGTCGTAGACAAGGGCAATCACCGCCACTTCATGGAAAAGGAAATCTACGAGCAGCCGGAGGTCATCTCCCACGCGCTTAGTCACTATGTGGATTTCGCTGCCAATACGATCAGTCCGAATGCATCCGCCATCGATTTCAAGGCAGTGACCGGTCTTGCCATTTCGGCCTGCGGCACTGCATATCTTGCCGGCTTGATCGGCAAATACTGGTTCGAACGATATGCGCGCCTGCCGGTCGAAATCGACGTCGCCTCGGAGTTCCGCTACCGCGAAATGCCGCTGCAGCCTTCGCAGGCAGCTCTCTTCATCTCGCAGTCGGGTGAAACCGCCGATACGCTGGCCTCGCTGCGCTATTGCAAGGAAAACGGCCTGAAGATCGGCGCCGTCGTTAACGTCCGGGAATCGACCATTGCCCGCGAAGCCGATGCCGTCTTCCCGATCATGGCCGGCCCGGAAATCGGCGTTGCCTCCACCAAGGCCTTCACCTGCCAGCTTGCCGTGCTTGCCTCGCTGGCGATCGGTGCCGGCCGTGCGCGCGGCACCATCAGCGCCGACGACGAGAAGGCGATGGTACGCCATCTTGCGGAAATGCCGCGCATCATGAGCCGCGTCCTCAATCTCATCCAGCCGCAAATGGAAGGCCTGTCGCGCGAACTCTCCAAGTGCAAGGACGTGCTCTATCTCGGCCGCGGCACCAGCTTCCCGCTCGCCATGGAAGGCGCGCTGAAGCTCAAGGAAATCTCCTATATTCACGCCGAAGGTTATGCTGCCGGTGAGTTGAAGCACGGACCGATCGCATTGATCGACGAAAATATGCCCGTCATCGTCATCGCGCCCTATGACCGTTTCTTCGAAAAGACCGTGTCCAACATGCAGGAAGTCGCAGCTCGTGGCGGCCGCATCGTCTTCATCACCGACGAGAATGGTACAGCCGCCTCGAAGCTGCCCACGATGGCGACGATCACGCTTCCGAACGTCGATGAGATCATCTCGCCAATGATCTTTTCGCTGCCGATCCAGCTGCTTGCCTATCACACGGCAGTCTTCATGGGCACGGACGTGGACCAGCCGCGCAATCTCGCGAAATCGGTGACTGTGGAGTAA
- a CDS encoding DUF502 domain-containing protein — MTEKAPRVPVAMRLRNNFLAGLIICAPIAITIWLTWTFIHWSDSWVRPYIPARWNPESYINFAIPGFGLLIAVVLITIVGFLGKNLIGQSIVRFGESIVHRMPLVRTVYRSVKQIFETVLKEQSNSFKKVGLIEYPGPGLWALVFVATDAKGEIGSKFNAMGQDMVAVFLPPTPVPTAGFLIFVPREKIVMLDMSPEDAAKFLISGGLVAPEHLPVVRPKPKAISKVD, encoded by the coding sequence ATGACCGAGAAGGCTCCCCGAGTGCCGGTCGCGATGCGGCTGAGGAATAATTTTCTCGCCGGACTTATCATCTGCGCACCGATCGCGATCACCATTTGGCTGACCTGGACCTTCATCCATTGGTCGGATAGCTGGGTGCGGCCCTATATCCCGGCGCGCTGGAATCCCGAGAGCTACATAAACTTCGCCATTCCTGGTTTCGGTCTGTTGATTGCCGTGGTGCTGATCACCATCGTTGGATTCCTCGGCAAGAACCTTATCGGCCAGAGCATTGTCCGCTTCGGCGAATCCATCGTGCATCGCATGCCGCTGGTGCGTACCGTCTATAGGAGCGTCAAGCAGATCTTCGAAACGGTGCTGAAGGAACAGTCGAACTCCTTCAAGAAGGTTGGCCTCATTGAATATCCGGGACCGGGCCTCTGGGCGCTGGTCTTTGTCGCCACCGATGCCAAGGGCGAGATCGGTTCGAAGTTCAATGCAATGGGACAGGATATGGTCGCCGTCTTCCTGCCGCCGACGCCGGTGCCGACGGCGGGCTTCCTCATCTTCGTGCCGCGCGAGAAGATCGTCATGCTCGATATGAGCCCGGAAGATGCCGCCAAGTTCCTGATATCGGGCGGCCTCGTTGCCCCGGAACATCTGCCGGTCGTGCGTCCCAAGCCGAAAGCGATCTCCAAGGTCGACTAG
- the recG gene encoding ATP-dependent DNA helicase RecG — protein sequence MRPAILDPLFSPVSGLPGVGPKISELFVKLLGRETPEDCRVIDLLFHAPHSLIDRRNQPGIARAPQGAIVTITARVDRHQAPPRGNRNVPYRVFLHDETGELSLVFFRGQAAWLEKQLPIDEDVTVSGKVDWFNGRASMVHPDYIVKASEGENLPLVEPIYPLTAGLSPKTLRKIIEAALPRMPELPEWIDLSLAQKQGLPSIRDSFHMLHEPRDTSDIDPQTPARRRLAYDEFLAGQLSLALVRQRLRKVAGQPVHATGEVSGKILQSLPFSPTCSQTEAVADVLRDMAGDERMLRLLQGDVGSGKTLVALLSMAAVIESGGQAVLMAPTEILARQHHATISKFADTAGLGVEVLTGRTKGREREDILERIASGEAQIIIGTHALFQDSVNYKNLMLAVVDEQHRFGVHQRLRLTAKGISPHMLVMTATPIPRTLVLAAFGDMDVSKLMEKPAGRKPIQTITVPTERTGEIVGRLKSALAEGKKAYWICPLVEESEELDLMSVEERHATLVSALGPGIGLIHGRMSGPEKDAVMLAFKSGELRLLVATTVVEVGVDVPDATIMVIEHAERFGLAQLHQLRGRVGRGDEASTCILLYKGPLGETGHARLSIMRETEDGFRIAEEDLKLRGEGELLGTRQSGTPGFRIASIEAHADLLEIARKDAAYLIERDPDLTSERGEAVRTLLYLFRRDEAIRFLRAG from the coding sequence ATGCGCCCCGCCATTCTCGATCCGCTGTTTTCTCCCGTCTCGGGCCTTCCAGGCGTCGGCCCGAAGATCTCGGAGCTCTTCGTCAAGCTGCTCGGACGCGAGACGCCCGAGGATTGCCGAGTCATCGACCTGCTGTTCCATGCGCCCCATTCGCTGATCGACCGGCGCAACCAGCCGGGGATCGCCCGCGCGCCGCAAGGCGCGATCGTGACGATTACGGCGCGTGTGGACAGGCATCAGGCGCCACCGCGCGGCAATCGCAACGTTCCCTACCGGGTCTTCCTGCATGACGAGACCGGCGAGCTATCGCTCGTCTTCTTCCGCGGACAGGCCGCCTGGCTGGAGAAACAGCTTCCGATCGACGAGGACGTAACGGTCAGCGGCAAGGTCGACTGGTTCAACGGCCGCGCTTCGATGGTTCACCCCGACTATATCGTGAAGGCAAGCGAGGGTGAGAACCTACCGCTGGTCGAGCCGATCTATCCGCTGACGGCGGGGCTTTCGCCGAAGACGCTGCGCAAGATCATCGAGGCGGCGCTGCCGCGCATGCCGGAATTGCCGGAATGGATCGATCTTTCGCTGGCGCAGAAGCAGGGGTTGCCCTCTATCCGCGACAGTTTCCATATGCTGCACGAGCCGCGAGACACTTCTGACATAGATCCGCAGACCCCTGCCCGTCGCAGGCTTGCCTATGACGAATTTCTGGCCGGCCAGCTATCGCTTGCGCTGGTGCGCCAACGGCTGCGCAAAGTGGCTGGACAACCCGTACACGCTACTGGAGAAGTCAGCGGCAAGATATTGCAAAGCCTTCCTTTTTCTCCGACGTGCAGCCAGACCGAGGCTGTTGCCGACGTCCTGAGGGACATGGCTGGCGATGAACGCATGCTGCGGCTTCTCCAGGGCGATGTCGGTTCCGGCAAGACGCTGGTTGCGCTGCTGTCGATGGCTGCTGTCATCGAGAGCGGCGGACAGGCCGTGCTGATGGCGCCGACCGAAATCCTCGCGCGCCAGCATCATGCAACGATCTCGAAATTTGCTGATACGGCGGGCCTTGGCGTCGAAGTGCTGACGGGCCGAACCAAGGGCCGTGAGCGAGAGGATATTCTCGAGCGCATTGCGTCGGGCGAAGCGCAGATCATCATCGGCACGCATGCGCTCTTCCAGGATAGCGTCAACTATAAGAACCTGATGCTGGCTGTCGTCGACGAGCAGCACCGTTTCGGCGTGCACCAACGCCTGCGGCTGACGGCAAAGGGCATCTCGCCGCATATGCTGGTCATGACGGCAACACCGATCCCACGCACGCTGGTGCTGGCAGCCTTCGGCGACATGGATGTCTCCAAGCTGATGGAGAAGCCGGCGGGTCGAAAGCCGATCCAGACGATCACAGTTCCGACCGAGCGGACCGGTGAGATCGTCGGCCGCCTCAAGAGCGCGCTGGCGGAAGGCAAGAAGGCCTACTGGATCTGCCCGTTGGTCGAGGAATCCGAAGAGCTGGATCTGATGTCGGTTGAGGAGCGGCATGCGACGCTCGTTTCGGCACTCGGTCCCGGCATCGGCCTCATTCACGGGCGGATGAGCGGACCGGAGAAAGATGCGGTCATGCTCGCCTTCAAGAGCGGCGAATTACGGTTGCTGGTGGCGACGACCGTCGTCGAAGTCGGCGTCGACGTGCCGGATGCGACGATCATGGTGATCGAACATGCCGAGCGTTTTGGCCTGGCGCAGCTGCATCAGCTTCGCGGTCGTGTCGGCCGTGGCGACGAGGCTTCCACCTGCATCCTGCTTTATAAGGGGCCGCTCGGTGAAACAGGCCATGCGCGGCTTTCGATCATGCGCGAGACCGAGGACGGCTTCCGGATTGCCGAGGAGGATCTGAAGCTCAGAGGCGAAGGCGAGCTTCTCGGCACACGTCAGTCAGGCACGCCGGGGTTTCGTATCGCCAGTATCGAGGCGCATGCCGATCTCTTGGAAATCGCCCGCAAGGACGCCGCCTATCTGATCGAGCGCGATCCGGACCTGACGAGCGAACGCGGCGAGGCAGTGCGCACCCTGCTCTACCTCTTCCGCCGCGACGAAGCGATCCGCTTCCTGCGAGCTGGCTAG
- a CDS encoding succinate dehydrogenase assembly factor 2, whose translation MTGVTLTSAGLDPRRRRILFRCWHRGIREMDLVFGQFAENELPTMSEAELDEFEAIMGEEDNDLVRWIMGTWPTPEHLRTPMFARIAAYKPDFDLPRKPE comes from the coding sequence ATGACAGGTGTAACGCTCACGAGCGCCGGTCTCGACCCCCGCCGCCGCCGGATTCTGTTCCGCTGCTGGCACCGCGGTATCAGAGAGATGGACCTTGTCTTCGGTCAGTTTGCTGAAAACGAACTTCCCACCATGAGCGAAGCCGAACTCGACGAGTTCGAGGCGATCATGGGCGAAGAGGATAACGACCTCGTGCGCTGGATCATGGGAACCTGGCCGACCCCCGAGCATTTACGGACACCCATGTTTGCCCGCATCGCCGCCTACAAACCCGATTTCGACCTGCCCAGGAAACCGGAATGA
- the mfd gene encoding transcription-repair coupling factor, translating to MIPGFDAKKLAAAAEPLTIGNVPAGMEPLLLAELARNGEPVAYVLSDGQRMADLEQMLGFVAPDIPVLTLPAWDCLPYDRVSPSADTSARRLAALSGLIAHHKKPHAAIVLVTVNALLQKVAPQDIIESLAFSARPGNQVRMDDIAGRLERNGFERVATVREVGEYAVRGGILDVFVPGSEEPVRLDFFGDTLESIRSFDPASQRTIGQVRSLHLNPMSEVTLTPDTISRFRKNYLSTFGAATRDDALYLAVSEGRRYPGMEHWLPLFYEKLDTVFDYLSGFRVVTDHTVREAAEERSKLIYDYYDARLNSGQPGKSQMAQGTPYKPVSPGQLYLDSKTFVRTLDAINAIRVSPFNEHEGEARRVVNLDARQGPRWARSNAEGGGDAERVNVFDVVVKHIADKRAGGAKVVITAWTEGSLERLLQVLNEHGLERIKPIAALKDVAGLAKGEAAAAVLSLESGFETGDLIVVGEQDILGDRMVRRSRRRKRAADFISEVAGLDEGSIVVHAEHGIGRFVGLRTIEAAGAPHACLELQYADDAKLFLPVENIDLLSRFGGEGTEVQLDKLGGGAWQMRKAKLKKRLLDMADALIRIAAERLTRHAPVLTTPEGLYDEFAARFPYDETEDQENAIEAVRGDLGAGRPMDRLVCGDVGFGKTEVALRAAFVAAMNGVQVAVVVPTTLLSRQHFKTFSERFRGLPIRIQQASRLVGSKELALTKKEVADGKTDIVVGTHALLGAGINFANLGLLIIDEEQHFGVKHKERLKELKSDVHVLTLSATPIPRTLQLAMTGVRELSLITTPPVDRMAVRTFISPFDSLVIRETLMREHYRGGQSFYVCPRLADLADVHAFLQSDVPELKVAVAHGQMPAGELEDIMNAFYEGRYDVLLSTTIVESGLDVPTANTLIVHRADMFGLAQLYQLRGRVGRSKVRAFALFTLPVNKVLTATAERRLKVLQSLDTLGAGFQLASHDLDIRGAGNLLGEEQSGHIKEVGFELYQQMLEEAVAEVKGVDEIQDTGWSPQISVGTTVMIPEGYVPDLHLRMALYRRLGELTDLKEIDGFGAEMIDRFGPMPVEVQHLLKIVYIKSLCRTANVEKLDAGPKGVVVQFRNKEFPNPANLVGYIGKQGAMAKIRPDHSLFLTRDLPTPEKRLQGAAVVMTQLAELAKS from the coding sequence ATGATCCCTGGTTTTGATGCCAAAAAGCTCGCAGCTGCCGCCGAGCCGCTGACGATCGGCAACGTGCCTGCGGGCATGGAGCCGCTGCTGCTTGCCGAACTCGCCCGCAATGGTGAGCCGGTCGCCTATGTCCTGTCGGACGGTCAGCGCATGGCCGATCTGGAGCAGATGCTGGGCTTCGTTGCCCCCGATATTCCCGTCCTGACGCTGCCCGCCTGGGACTGTCTTCCCTATGACCGCGTCTCGCCGAGCGCCGATACATCGGCACGGCGTCTCGCTGCCCTTTCGGGTCTGATCGCACATCACAAGAAGCCGCATGCGGCAATCGTGCTCGTGACCGTCAATGCCCTGCTGCAGAAAGTAGCGCCGCAGGACATCATCGAAAGCCTGGCTTTCTCGGCTCGCCCCGGCAATCAGGTGCGGATGGATGATATTGCCGGCCGGCTGGAGCGCAACGGCTTCGAGCGCGTCGCAACCGTGCGCGAGGTCGGCGAATATGCCGTGCGCGGCGGCATTCTCGATGTCTTTGTCCCTGGCTCGGAAGAGCCCGTCCGTCTCGATTTCTTCGGCGACACGCTGGAGAGTATCCGCAGCTTCGACCCGGCCAGCCAGCGCACGATCGGACAGGTCCGCTCCCTTCATCTCAACCCGATGAGCGAGGTAACGCTGACGCCGGATACGATCAGCCGTTTCCGCAAGAATTACCTCTCCACCTTCGGCGCCGCCACGCGCGACGATGCGCTTTACCTCGCCGTCTCAGAGGGTCGCCGCTATCCCGGCATGGAGCACTGGCTGCCGCTGTTCTACGAGAAGCTGGATACGGTGTTTGATTACCTCTCCGGTTTCCGCGTCGTCACCGATCATACGGTGCGCGAAGCGGCCGAAGAGCGCTCCAAACTCATCTACGACTATTACGATGCCCGCTTGAACTCCGGCCAGCCGGGCAAGAGCCAGATGGCGCAGGGCACACCCTATAAGCCGGTTTCGCCCGGTCAGCTTTATCTCGACAGCAAGACCTTTGTCCGCACGCTCGATGCGATCAACGCGATCCGTGTTTCGCCCTTCAACGAACATGAAGGTGAGGCGCGCCGCGTCGTCAATCTCGATGCACGCCAGGGACCGCGCTGGGCGCGCTCCAATGCCGAAGGCGGCGGCGATGCGGAGCGCGTCAACGTCTTCGACGTCGTCGTCAAACATATCGCCGATAAGCGCGCCGGCGGCGCGAAGGTCGTCATCACGGCCTGGACCGAGGGTTCGCTCGAGCGCCTGCTGCAGGTGCTGAACGAACACGGCCTGGAACGCATCAAGCCGATCGCCGCGTTGAAGGATGTCGCGGGCCTCGCAAAGGGTGAGGCGGCGGCGGCCGTGCTCAGCTTGGAATCCGGTTTCGAGACCGGTGATCTGATTGTCGTCGGCGAACAGGATATTCTCGGCGATCGCATGGTGCGCCGCTCCCGACGGCGCAAGCGCGCGGCCGATTTCATCTCCGAAGTCGCCGGCCTAGACGAAGGATCGATCGTCGTCCACGCCGAACACGGCATCGGCCGGTTTGTCGGCCTGCGCACCATCGAGGCGGCCGGTGCGCCGCATGCCTGCCTCGAACTGCAATACGCCGACGATGCCAAGCTCTTCCTGCCGGTCGAAAACATCGATCTCCTGTCGCGGTTCGGCGGCGAGGGCACAGAGGTGCAGCTCGACAAGCTCGGCGGCGGCGCATGGCAGATGCGCAAGGCCAAGCTCAAGAAGCGGCTGCTGGATATGGCCGATGCGCTGATCCGCATCGCTGCCGAGCGCCTGACGCGCCACGCGCCGGTACTGACGACCCCGGAAGGACTCTACGACGAATTCGCCGCCCGTTTCCCCTATGACGAAACGGAAGATCAGGAAAACGCCATCGAAGCCGTGCGCGGCGATCTCGGCGCCGGTCGTCCGATGGACCGCCTCGTCTGCGGTGACGTCGGTTTCGGCAAGACCGAAGTTGCACTGCGCGCCGCCTTCGTCGCTGCCATGAACGGTGTGCAGGTCGCCGTCGTCGTTCCGACCACGCTGCTCTCCCGCCAGCATTTCAAGACCTTCTCAGAGCGCTTCCGTGGTCTGCCGATCCGCATCCAGCAGGCCTCGCGCCTCGTTGGCTCCAAGGAGTTGGCGCTCACGAAAAAGGAAGTGGCCGACGGCAAGACGGATATCGTCGTCGGCACCCATGCGCTGCTCGGCGCCGGCATCAACTTCGCCAATCTCGGCCTGTTGATTATCGACGAAGAACAGCATTTCGGCGTCAAACACAAGGAGCGCCTGAAGGAGCTGAAGAGCGACGTGCATGTGCTGACGCTCTCGGCAACGCCAATCCCGCGCACGCTGCAGCTTGCCATGACCGGGGTGCGCGAACTGTCGCTCATCACCACGCCACCGGTAGACCGCATGGCGGTGCGCACCTTCATTTCGCCCTTCGACAGCCTCGTGATCCGCGAAACGCTGATGCGCGAGCATTATCGTGGTGGCCAGAGCTTCTACGTTTGCCCGCGTCTTGCCGATCTTGCGGATGTGCACGCCTTCCTGCAGTCCGATGTGCCGGAGCTGAAGGTCGCCGTCGCCCACGGCCAGATGCCGGCCGGCGAGCTGGAAGACATCATGAATGCCTTTTATGAAGGTCGCTACGACGTATTGCTCTCGACCACCATCGTCGAATCCGGCCTCGATGTGCCGACCGCAAACACGCTGATCGTCCACCGCGCCGACATGTTCGGCCTTGCCCAGCTCTACCAGCTGCGCGGCCGCGTCGGCCGCTCGAAGGTGCGCGCCTTCGCGCTCTTCACGCTGCCGGTCAACAAGGTGCTGACGGCAACTGCCGAGCGCCGCCTCAAGGTGCTGCAGTCGCTGGACACGCTCGGCGCCGGCTTCCAGCTGGCAAGCCACGACCTCGATATCAGAGGTGCCGGCAACCTGCTTGGCGAGGAGCAGTCCGGCCACATCAAGGAAGTCGGCTTCGAGCTGTATCAGCAGATGCTGGAAGAGGCGGTCGCCGAGGTGAAGGGTGTCGACGAGATCCAGGATACCGGCTGGTCGCCGCAGATATCCGTCGGCACGACCGTGATGATCCCGGAAGGTTACGTGCCCGACCTGCATCTGCGCATGGCGCTCTACCGCCGGCTCGGCGAACTCACCGATCTCAAGGAGATCGATGGCTTCGGTGCCGAGATGATCGACCGCTTTGGCCCGATGCCGGTAGAGGTCCAGCACCTGCTGAAGATCGTCTATATCAAGTCGCTTTGCCGCACGGCCAATGTCGAGAAGCTCGATGCCGGCCCGAAGGGCGTCGTCGTGCAGTTCCGCAACAAGGAATTCCCCAACCCCGCCAATCTGGTCGGCTATATCGGCAAGCAGGGCGCGATGGCGAAGATCCGCCCCGACCACAGCCTGTTCCTGACGCGTGACCTGCCGACCCCCGAAAAGCGCCTGCAGGGTGCGGCCGTCGTCATGACGCAGCTTGCGGAGTTGGCCAAAAGCTAA
- a CDS encoding DsbA family oxidoreductase gives MERITIDVVSDVVCPWCYLGKARLELAVAEVQDEVGVDINWRPYRLNPDYPPEGVDQKKMLEQKLGGAERVAEAHKMLTKYGREVGINFNFEAIKIGPNTLDAHRLIHWAVVEDRQKQEAVVSALFKANFEEGRNVGDHEVLLDIAEKAGLQRSVIAALLASDADRGVILSEIDAAQRMGVNGVPFFIFDQQYAVSGAQTPDVLAGALREIAKAKAEARVGMN, from the coding sequence ATGGAACGCATCACCATCGACGTTGTCTCTGATGTCGTCTGCCCCTGGTGCTATCTCGGCAAGGCGCGGCTGGAGCTGGCGGTCGCCGAGGTGCAGGATGAGGTCGGCGTCGATATCAACTGGCGCCCCTATCGCCTCAATCCGGATTATCCGCCCGAAGGCGTCGACCAGAAGAAGATGCTGGAACAGAAGCTCGGCGGGGCCGAACGCGTGGCTGAGGCACATAAGATGCTGACCAAGTACGGCCGCGAGGTCGGCATCAACTTCAATTTTGAAGCGATCAAAATCGGCCCGAACACGCTCGATGCGCATCGCCTGATCCATTGGGCTGTTGTCGAGGACCGGCAGAAGCAGGAGGCCGTCGTCTCGGCGCTCTTCAAGGCCAATTTCGAGGAAGGCCGCAATGTCGGCGATCACGAAGTGCTGCTCGATATCGCCGAGAAGGCTGGCCTGCAGCGCTCCGTCATTGCCGCCTTGCTCGCTTCGGACGCCGACCGCGGCGTCATTCTCTCGGAAATCGACGCGGCGCAGCGCATGGGCGTCAACGGCGTGCCGTTCTTCATCTTCGACCAGCAATATGCCGTCAGCGGCGCGCAGACGCCGGATGTGCTGGCAGGAGCGCTGCGCGAGATCGCCAAGGCGAAGGCCGAAGCACGCGTCGGCATGAACTGA